One Dietzia sp. JS16-p6b genomic window carries:
- a CDS encoding DASS family sodium-coupled anion symporter — protein MATGDQERPSGRRMVMAPHLSGLEPDPTRGMEIAQKSPGERDGAVPRGEFIRSVIGTVAGVVAALVVYAVMPGDLEHNARLTAAVAVLLGIWWMTECIPIPATALVPLIAFPVLGQDISVDDVGAQYGNNIIFLFMGGFLIAIAMQRWNLHRRIALLTVRAMGTRSTRVIAGFMIATGFLSMWVSNTATAVMMLPIGVSVLMLASELSRSGSGGEADPDGALPHMDSSSDPTSDEVKKAVIRSNFGTALMLGIAYAASIGSLATIIGTPPNTLLAGYLESEHGIILGFGRWMMVGLPLSIVMLVIAWFLLTKVLFKPEVEQIPGGRKLFDDELRSLGPISSGEKRVLAVFIAAAVAWVAVPLVWDSPPVSDAGIALIAGLVLFLMPAGTARGVRLLTWEAALALPWGVLLLFGGGLALSSQFSGSGLTEWIGEKSAGLGGLPVVLLVVVAAGGVLMLTELTSNTATAATFLPVAGGVALGLGLDPMLLAVPVALAATCAFMLPVATPPNAIAYGSGYVTIGQMIRGGVWLNLVGIVLITLVTMTLMVWVFGLAL, from the coding sequence ATGGCGACCGGCGATCAGGAACGACCGAGCGGCCGGAGGATGGTCATGGCCCCGCACCTGAGCGGCCTGGAGCCGGACCCCACCCGTGGAATGGAGATCGCGCAGAAATCGCCCGGCGAACGTGACGGGGCCGTGCCGCGCGGGGAGTTCATCCGCAGTGTGATCGGGACCGTCGCGGGGGTCGTGGCGGCGTTGGTGGTCTACGCGGTCATGCCGGGGGATCTGGAGCACAACGCGCGGTTGACCGCAGCCGTGGCGGTCCTGCTGGGGATCTGGTGGATGACCGAGTGCATCCCGATCCCGGCCACCGCGCTGGTGCCGCTCATCGCGTTCCCGGTGCTGGGTCAGGACATCTCGGTCGACGACGTGGGCGCCCAGTACGGGAACAACATCATCTTCCTGTTCATGGGCGGCTTCCTGATCGCGATCGCCATGCAGAGATGGAACCTGCACCGGCGGATCGCGTTGTTGACCGTCCGCGCGATGGGCACCCGCTCGACACGGGTGATCGCCGGGTTCATGATCGCGACCGGGTTCCTGAGCATGTGGGTGTCCAACACCGCCACAGCGGTCATGATGCTGCCGATCGGGGTCTCGGTCCTCATGCTGGCCTCGGAGCTGAGCAGGAGTGGGTCCGGTGGGGAGGCGGACCCGGATGGGGCGCTGCCCCACATGGACTCCTCGTCGGACCCGACATCCGACGAGGTCAAGAAGGCCGTCATCCGGTCGAACTTCGGGACCGCGCTCATGCTGGGCATCGCCTACGCCGCGTCGATCGGGTCGTTGGCCACGATCATCGGGACCCCGCCCAACACCTTGCTCGCCGGCTACCTCGAGAGCGAGCACGGCATCATCCTCGGCTTCGGCCGGTGGATGATGGTCGGTCTGCCCCTGTCCATCGTCATGCTGGTCATCGCCTGGTTCCTGCTCACCAAGGTCCTGTTCAAGCCCGAGGTCGAGCAGATCCCCGGCGGGCGGAAACTGTTCGACGACGAGCTGCGCAGCCTCGGCCCGATCTCCTCGGGCGAGAAGCGCGTTCTGGCCGTGTTCATCGCGGCCGCGGTCGCGTGGGTGGCGGTGCCCTTGGTGTGGGACAGCCCGCCGGTCTCCGACGCCGGGATCGCGTTGATCGCCGGGCTCGTGCTGTTCCTCATGCCCGCGGGCACCGCGCGTGGCGTGCGGCTGCTGACGTGGGAGGCCGCCCTCGCCCTGCCGTGGGGTGTGCTCCTGCTGTTCGGCGGCGGGCTGGCGCTGTCGTCCCAGTTCTCCGGCTCCGGGCTCACCGAGTGGATCGGGGAGAAGTCCGCGGGCCTCGGCGGGCTGCCGGTCGTCCTGCTGGTCGTGGTCGCCGCGGGCGGGGTCCTGATGCTGACCGAGCTGACGAGCAACACCGCCACCGCCGCGACCTTCCTGCCCGTGGCGGGCGGGGTGGCGCTGGGGCTCGGGCTCGATCCGATGCTCCTGGCCGTTCCGGTGGCGCTGGCCGCCACCTGCGCGTTCATGTTGCCGGTGGCGACCCCGCCCAACGCCATCGCCTACGGATCGGGATACGTGACGATCGGGCAGATGATCCGGGGTGGTGTCTGGCTCAACCTCGTGGGGATCGTGCTCATCACGCTGGTCACCATGACCCTGATGGTGTGGGTGTTCGGCCTGGCCCTCTGA
- a CDS encoding aminotransferase class I/II-fold pyridoxal phosphate-dependent enzyme, producing the protein MSVARTPSRRSAVEPFHVMSVLAAAARRQETHGDVISLCAGQPSTPAPAPVLEAARRALDTEILGYTEALGIRPLREAIADHHRRVDGVEVAVDDVVVTTGSSGGFTVLFLAAFDPGDAVVMARPGYPAYRNTLQALGCRVVEVACGPETRYQPTVAQLEAVAAELGHAPAGLVVASPANPTGTIIDAAELAALARWCEDRGTLLISDEIYHGVAYGRECASAWRTSRESVVVGSVSKYFSMTGWRIGWMLLPRYLHAPVDRLIGNLTICPPAHAQFAAVAAFTEVSAAELDSHVRRYARNRDLVLRRLGELGVGRIAPPDGAFYAYVDVSQWTDDSVAWCAEILDRTGVALTPGVDFDTVDGRHTVRLSFAGGTEAIAEAMDRLQAVLLP; encoded by the coding sequence ATGAGCGTCGCGCGTACCCCCTCTCGCCGGTCGGCCGTCGAGCCCTTCCATGTCATGAGCGTCCTCGCGGCGGCCGCGCGGCGCCAGGAGACGCACGGCGACGTGATCTCGCTCTGCGCCGGGCAGCCCTCGACGCCGGCGCCCGCGCCGGTGCTGGAGGCGGCACGACGCGCGTTGGACACCGAGATCCTCGGGTACACCGAGGCCCTCGGCATCCGGCCGCTACGGGAGGCCATCGCGGACCACCACCGCAGGGTCGACGGCGTCGAGGTGGCCGTCGACGACGTCGTCGTCACCACCGGGTCCTCCGGCGGATTCACCGTGCTGTTCCTGGCCGCGTTCGACCCCGGGGACGCGGTGGTGATGGCCCGCCCCGGGTATCCCGCGTACCGGAACACCCTCCAGGCGTTGGGGTGCCGCGTCGTCGAGGTTGCCTGTGGTCCCGAGACCCGGTACCAGCCCACGGTCGCCCAACTCGAGGCCGTCGCGGCGGAGCTGGGGCACGCGCCCGCCGGTCTCGTCGTGGCCAGTCCCGCCAACCCGACCGGGACGATCATCGACGCCGCCGAACTCGCCGCCCTCGCGCGCTGGTGCGAGGACCGGGGCACGCTGCTCATCAGTGACGAGATCTACCACGGGGTCGCCTACGGTCGGGAGTGCGCGAGCGCGTGGCGGACCAGCCGCGAATCCGTGGTGGTGGGGTCGGTCTCCAAGTACTTCTCCATGACCGGGTGGCGCATCGGGTGGATGCTGCTGCCGCGCTACCTGCACGCCCCCGTGGACCGGCTCATCGGCAACCTCACCATCTGCCCGCCCGCGCACGCCCAGTTCGCCGCCGTCGCCGCGTTCACAGAGGTCTCCGCCGCTGAGCTCGACTCGCACGTCCGGCGGTACGCCCGCAACCGCGACCTGGTGCTACGCCGCCTGGGCGAGCTGGGGGTGGGACGGATCGCTCCGCCGGATGGTGCCTTCTACGCCTACGTCGACGTCTCGCAGTGGACCGACGACTCGGTGGCGTGGTGCGCCGAGATCCTCGACCGCACCGGGGTGGCCCTGACCCCGGGTGTCGACTTCGACACCGTCGACGGGCGGCACACCGTCCGGCTGAGCTTCGCCGGCGGCACCGAGGCGATCGCCGAGGCCATGGATCGGCTCCAGGCCGTGCTGTTGCCGTGA
- the purB gene encoding adenylosuccinate lyase codes for MTAQNAASPQTVKPRLANVLASRYASADLATLWSAEHKIVLERQLWIAVLRAQRDLGIDVSDGVIEAYEAVIDRVDLGSIAERERVTRHDVKARIEEFNALAGHEHIHKGMTSRDLTENVEQLQVVRSLELVRDRGVAAVRRLAEHAVAHRDTVMAGRSHNVAAQATTLGKRFASAADELLVALERVESLLERYPLRGIKGPMGTAQDMLDLLGGDAAAMSELEGRIAEHLGFSRTFDSVGQVYPRSLDHEVVSALVQLGAGPSSLAQTIRLMAGHELVTEGFQPGQVGSSAMPHKMNTRSCERVNGLQVVLRGYGSMAAELAGAQWNEGDVFCSVVRRVALPDAFFALDGMFETFLTVLDEFGAYPAVIDKELQRYLPFLATTKVLMAAVRAGVGREVAHEAIKENAVAVALAMREEGREPDLLDRLAADDRLPLDRAALDEALSDRAAFVGAAGDQVDAVVARATELARRHPEAAGYTPGAIL; via the coding sequence GTGACCGCTCAGAACGCCGCTTCCCCGCAGACCGTCAAGCCCCGCCTGGCGAACGTCCTCGCCTCGCGGTACGCGAGCGCCGACCTGGCCACGCTGTGGTCCGCCGAGCACAAGATCGTCCTCGAGCGCCAGTTGTGGATCGCGGTCCTGCGCGCCCAACGGGATCTGGGCATCGACGTCTCCGACGGCGTGATCGAGGCCTACGAGGCGGTGATCGACCGGGTCGACCTCGGGTCGATCGCCGAGCGCGAGCGGGTCACCCGACACGACGTCAAGGCCCGCATCGAGGAGTTCAACGCCCTCGCCGGGCACGAGCACATCCACAAGGGCATGACGAGCCGGGACCTCACCGAGAACGTCGAGCAGTTGCAGGTGGTGCGCTCCCTCGAGCTCGTCCGCGACCGGGGCGTGGCGGCCGTCCGTCGACTGGCCGAGCACGCCGTCGCCCACCGCGACACCGTGATGGCCGGGCGCAGTCACAACGTCGCCGCGCAGGCCACCACGCTCGGCAAGCGGTTCGCCTCCGCCGCCGACGAGCTGCTGGTCGCGCTCGAGCGGGTCGAGTCGCTGCTCGAGCGGTACCCGCTGCGGGGGATCAAGGGCCCGATGGGGACGGCCCAGGACATGCTCGACCTCCTCGGCGGTGACGCCGCCGCCATGTCCGAGCTCGAGGGCCGGATCGCCGAGCACCTGGGTTTCTCCCGCACCTTCGACTCGGTAGGGCAGGTCTACCCGCGGTCGCTCGACCACGAGGTCGTCTCCGCGTTGGTGCAGCTCGGCGCAGGGCCGTCGTCGCTGGCGCAGACCATCCGTCTCATGGCCGGGCACGAGCTGGTCACGGAGGGGTTCCAGCCGGGCCAGGTCGGCTCGTCGGCCATGCCCCACAAGATGAACACCCGCTCGTGCGAGCGCGTCAACGGCCTGCAGGTGGTGCTCCGCGGCTACGGCTCCATGGCGGCCGAGCTCGCGGGCGCGCAGTGGAACGAGGGGGATGTCTTCTGCTCGGTGGTGCGTCGCGTGGCACTGCCGGACGCGTTCTTCGCCCTGGACGGGATGTTCGAGACCTTCCTCACCGTCCTGGACGAGTTCGGCGCCTATCCGGCGGTGATCGACAAGGAGCTCCAGCGCTACCTGCCGTTCCTCGCCACCACCAAGGTCCTCATGGCCGCCGTCCGGGCGGGGGTCGGGCGAGAGGTGGCCCACGAGGCGATCAAGGAGAACGCGGTCGCGGTGGCGCTGGCCATGCGCGAGGAGGGCCGCGAACCCGACCTGTTGGACCGGTTGGCCGCGGATGACCGGCTGCCCCTGGATCGCGCGGCGCTCGACGAGGCGCTGTCCGACCGCGCGGCGTTCGTGGGTGCGGCGGGAGACCAGGTCGACGCGGTGGTCGCGCGGGCCACGGAACTCGCCCGCCGCCACCCGGAGGCCGCCGGGTACACCCCGGGCGCGATCCTCTAG
- a CDS encoding response regulator transcription factor, whose translation MIRVALVDDQAVVRVGFRVLLEEAADLEVVGEAASGPEAVAMVRRARPDVVCMDVRMPGGDGLTATRQIVADRDGDLPAVLVVTTFDLDDYVFGALEAGASGFLLKDCDPADLAHAIRRLARGEGMVDQAVTRRVIAEFARRRPAPDPAQAAGPLTPRERDIVRLLAEGMSNSEIAAALHVEQSTVKSHLGRAMTKLGTRDRLQTVVWAYRTGVAGGT comes from the coding sequence ATGATCCGGGTGGCCCTGGTCGACGATCAGGCGGTGGTCCGCGTCGGATTCCGGGTGCTGTTGGAGGAGGCCGCGGACCTCGAGGTGGTCGGCGAGGCGGCCAGCGGGCCCGAGGCCGTCGCCATGGTGCGTCGCGCCCGGCCCGACGTCGTCTGCATGGACGTGCGGATGCCCGGCGGGGACGGGCTGACCGCGACCCGGCAGATCGTCGCCGACCGCGACGGCGATCTGCCCGCCGTGCTCGTGGTGACGACCTTCGATCTGGACGATTACGTCTTCGGGGCTCTCGAGGCCGGGGCCAGCGGGTTCCTCCTCAAGGACTGCGATCCCGCCGACCTCGCCCACGCCATCCGGCGCCTCGCCCGCGGGGAGGGGATGGTCGACCAGGCCGTCACCCGGCGCGTGATCGCCGAATTCGCCCGCCGACGCCCCGCCCCGGACCCCGCGCAGGCCGCCGGTCCCCTCACCCCCCGGGAACGTGACATCGTCCGGCTGCTCGCCGAGGGCATGTCGAACTCCGAGATCGCCGCCGCTCTCCACGTGGAGCAGTCCACCGTGAAGTCCCACCTCGGGCGGGCGATGACCAAACTCGGCACGAGGGACCGGTTGCAGACCGTGGTGTGGGCCTACCGGACGGGGGTCGCGGGCGGGACGTGA
- a CDS encoding serine hydrolase encodes MVPTTPATSPEPTSGRSRTRRRIRHRTRHSIRRSTRRTHRSAGAVVAATAGALLLTILGACGPAEPPPTPLPSPPAVAADLTGAGLTRADVDAWLDGTIPSALESGRIAGASVAVVHDGELLTARGFGEAEVSTGTAVDPARTVFRVGSVSKTVTATAVMQLVDRGEVDLDTDVEHYTGLDLPHDHPVTLRHLLSHTPGYEERAAGLFLPPGQAVDLRRSLAEDPPAQVYEPGTTPAYSNYGMALAGYVVEAVSGMPFEDYVEQNILTPLGMTSSSFAQPLPDHLAQEVSQGYPTSDEATIDFEVVGVPPAGSMSATATDMARFMLAHLGHPAGGSAGTGGDTAILSDEALQLMREPALDAASLGALASGPRMGLGWFDESRNGRAVVGHGGDTLAFHSHLQLWPDDDTGVFLSVNSTGADAAALALREDLLDGFADRYFPADDATPVAVDPATRADHARALAGTYESTRGFHTTFLTLVGPLQPIRATVVDGDRVRFSPGVGIRSTVYEEVEPWVYQEVDGHRVLAVRTDDDGGVQLIGHDSAMSLTPVTPARAVALPGLVGGGVVLLLTVLAWPAGALVRLVRARRVRVRRDVRPADGAPVGPARVPRLATRLAALAAVLGSATWAYVLVAALGMEPVPTAVIRTAQTLTALGVLGLPFSVWWTIAVFRVRSGRLRPAAAVMVVLGFAAFTFGAVELLLLSPDISY; translated from the coding sequence GTGGTCCCCACCACCCCCGCGACGTCGCCGGAACCCACATCCGGCCGGAGTCGCACCCGACGTCGGATCAGGCATCGCACCCGACATTCCATTCGCCGCTCCACCCGACGCACCCACCGCTCGGCCGGAGCGGTGGTCGCGGCGACGGCCGGAGCGCTGCTGCTCACGATTCTCGGCGCGTGCGGTCCCGCGGAGCCTCCACCCACTCCGCTCCCCTCCCCGCCCGCCGTCGCCGCCGACCTGACCGGGGCCGGCCTGACCCGGGCAGACGTGGACGCGTGGCTCGACGGGACGATCCCGTCGGCGCTCGAGTCCGGGCGGATCGCCGGGGCGTCGGTCGCGGTGGTCCACGACGGCGAGCTCCTCACCGCCCGCGGGTTCGGGGAGGCCGAGGTCTCCACCGGCACCGCCGTCGACCCGGCAAGGACCGTGTTCCGGGTGGGGTCGGTCTCGAAGACGGTGACCGCGACCGCCGTGATGCAGCTCGTCGACCGCGGCGAGGTCGACCTGGACACCGACGTCGAGCACTACACCGGCCTGGACCTCCCCCACGACCACCCGGTGACTCTGCGCCATCTGCTCTCACACACCCCCGGCTACGAGGAGCGCGCCGCGGGGCTCTTCCTGCCTCCGGGTCAGGCTGTGGACCTGCGCCGCTCCCTGGCGGAGGATCCGCCCGCCCAGGTGTACGAACCGGGCACCACACCCGCGTACTCCAACTACGGCATGGCGCTCGCCGGGTACGTCGTGGAGGCGGTGAGCGGCATGCCGTTCGAGGACTACGTCGAGCAGAACATCCTCACCCCGCTCGGGATGACGTCCTCGTCCTTCGCCCAACCGCTGCCGGACCACCTGGCGCAGGAGGTCTCCCAGGGATATCCGACCTCGGACGAGGCGACGATCGACTTCGAGGTGGTGGGCGTGCCTCCCGCGGGCTCGATGAGCGCCACGGCCACGGACATGGCGCGGTTCATGCTCGCCCATCTCGGCCACCCCGCCGGTGGCAGCGCGGGTACGGGCGGAGACACAGCCATCCTCAGTGACGAGGCCCTGCAGCTCATGCGGGAGCCCGCCCTCGACGCCGCCTCCCTCGGGGCCCTGGCCTCCGGTCCGAGGATGGGGCTGGGCTGGTTCGACGAGTCCCGCAACGGCCGGGCCGTCGTCGGGCACGGCGGCGACACCCTCGCGTTCCACTCCCACCTGCAACTGTGGCCCGACGACGACACGGGCGTCTTCCTCTCCGTCAACAGCACGGGGGCCGACGCCGCCGCTCTGGCCCTGCGTGAGGACCTGCTCGACGGGTTCGCCGACCGGTACTTCCCCGCCGACGATGCGACGCCCGTCGCCGTCGACCCAGCGACCCGGGCGGACCACGCCCGCGCCCTCGCCGGCACGTACGAGAGCACGCGCGGATTCCACACCACGTTCCTCACGCTGGTCGGCCCCCTCCAACCGATCCGGGCGACGGTCGTCGACGGCGACCGGGTGCGCTTCTCCCCCGGCGTGGGGATCCGGTCCACCGTCTACGAGGAGGTCGAGCCGTGGGTGTACCAGGAGGTCGACGGCCACCGGGTCCTCGCGGTGCGGACGGACGACGACGGCGGGGTCCAGCTCATCGGCCACGACTCGGCGATGTCGCTGACGCCGGTCACTCCGGCACGCGCCGTGGCGCTGCCGGGCCTCGTCGGCGGTGGCGTGGTGCTCCTGCTCACGGTCCTGGCGTGGCCGGCGGGGGCCCTCGTCCGACTGGTGCGCGCCCGGCGGGTGCGCGTTCGCCGCGACGTTCGTCCTGCCGACGGCGCGCCCGTGGGTCCCGCCCGGGTCCCGCGCCTCGCGACCCGCCTCGCGGCCCTGGCCGCGGTGCTGGGATCGGCCACGTGGGCTTACGTCCTCGTCGCCGCTCTGGGCATGGAACCGGTGCCGACCGCGGTGATCCGCACCGCGCAGACGCTCACCGCCCTCGGGGTACTGGGGCTGCCGTTCTCGGTGTGGTGGACGATCGCCGTGTTCCGCGTCCGCTCGGGTCGGCTCCGTCCGGCCGCCGCGGTCATGGTCGTCCTGGGGTTCGCGGCGTTCACCTTCGGCGCGGTCGAGTTGCTGCTCCTGTCCCCTGACATCAGCTACTGA
- a CDS encoding alpha/beta hydrolase, translating into MRETVIPVPGTSGLQATLHHAEAPRALLLLVHGFGEHSGRYGRTVRFLTDHGVSVVTYDLRGHGTAPGPRARVAVETHIRDNLAVRDAVLEWTRTPAGDGTGSLPRLLMGHSMGGLIAGESALRRPWDLAGLILSSPGIVVGEGTPAPLKAAAPVIARLLPFLPVEKLDPNEISRVAEYVADYTSDPLVHHKGVPALAAGTLLAGGQRFLERSSSLRLPTLVINGSADSITSPKGARRFAQVAGSDHDPRPEVTYREFEGGLHELFNDVCADEAYAALGEWLDARLG; encoded by the coding sequence ATGCGCGAGACCGTCATCCCCGTCCCCGGTACTTCCGGTCTGCAGGCGACCCTGCACCACGCCGAGGCCCCCCGGGCCCTGCTCCTGCTGGTCCACGGCTTCGGTGAGCACTCCGGCCGGTACGGGCGGACCGTGCGGTTCCTGACCGATCACGGCGTCTCCGTGGTCACCTACGACCTCCGGGGTCACGGCACCGCGCCCGGACCGCGGGCCAGGGTCGCGGTGGAGACCCACATCCGGGACAACCTGGCCGTCCGCGACGCGGTCCTGGAGTGGACCCGCACCCCCGCCGGCGACGGCACGGGATCCCTGCCGCGGCTGCTGATGGGGCACTCGATGGGTGGGCTGATCGCGGGGGAGTCCGCCCTCCGACGTCCCTGGGATCTCGCAGGGCTGATCCTGTCCTCTCCGGGGATCGTGGTGGGTGAGGGCACACCCGCGCCCCTGAAGGCCGCGGCCCCGGTGATCGCCCGTCTCCTGCCGTTCCTGCCGGTGGAGAAGCTGGATCCGAACGAGATCTCCCGCGTCGCCGAGTACGTCGCCGACTACACCTCGGACCCGCTCGTGCACCACAAGGGGGTGCCGGCCCTGGCCGCCGGGACGCTGCTCGCGGGCGGGCAGAGGTTCCTGGAGCGCTCGAGCTCCCTGCGGCTTCCGACTCTGGTGATCAACGGGTCGGCGGACTCCATCACCTCACCGAAGGGAGCCCGGCGGTTCGCCCAGGTCGCGGGATCGGATCACGACCCGCGGCCGGAGGTCACCTACCGGGAGTTCGAGGGCGGCCTCCACGAATTGTTCAACGATGTGTGCGCGGACGAGGCGTACGCGGCGCTGGGGGAGTGGCTGGACGCGCGGCTGGGGTGA
- a CDS encoding phosphoribosylaminoimidazolesuccinocarboxamide synthase has translation MRPELSTYRHLAAGKVRELYEVDAETLLLVATDRISAYDHVLSTPIPDKGRVLTAMSAYFFDALDVPNHLAGPLDDERIPAEVLGRAMVVRRLDMVPAECVARGYLTGSGMAEYVESGSVCGVELPGGLVEASRLPEPIFTPATKAAVGDHDENISFEQLSAIVGDELAGRLRTATLEVYARAAEMVADRGVLLADTKFEFGVSGGELILADEVLTPDSSRYWPADGYEPGRVQPSFDKQFVRDWLTGPDSGWDRASETPPPPLPPEVVEATRARYIEAYERISGLRFSDWLGGESA, from the coding sequence ATGCGACCCGAGCTCTCCACCTACCGCCATCTCGCCGCCGGGAAGGTCCGCGAGTTATACGAGGTCGACGCCGAGACGCTGCTCCTGGTGGCCACGGACAGGATCTCGGCGTACGACCACGTGCTGAGCACGCCGATCCCCGACAAGGGCCGGGTGCTCACGGCCATGAGCGCCTACTTCTTCGACGCCCTCGACGTGCCGAACCACCTGGCGGGGCCTCTCGACGACGAGCGGATCCCCGCCGAGGTGCTCGGCCGCGCGATGGTCGTGCGCCGTCTCGACATGGTTCCGGCCGAGTGCGTGGCCCGCGGGTACCTGACCGGGTCCGGGATGGCCGAGTACGTCGAATCCGGGTCGGTGTGCGGCGTTGAGCTGCCCGGGGGGCTGGTGGAGGCCAGTCGCCTGCCGGAGCCGATCTTCACCCCGGCCACCAAGGCGGCGGTGGGCGACCACGACGAGAACATCTCGTTCGAGCAGCTCTCGGCGATCGTCGGGGACGAGCTGGCCGGCCGGCTCCGGACCGCCACCCTGGAGGTGTACGCGCGGGCCGCCGAGATGGTCGCCGACCGTGGGGTGCTGTTGGCGGACACCAAGTTCGAGTTCGGCGTGTCCGGGGGCGAGTTGATCCTGGCCGACGAGGTGCTCACCCCGGACTCCTCCCGGTACTGGCCGGCGGACGGGTACGAGCCCGGCCGCGTCCAGCCGAGCTTCGACAAGCAGTTCGTGCGCGACTGGCTGACCGGCCCGGACTCGGGCTGGGACCGGGCCTCGGAAACCCCGCCACCCCCGCTCCCGCCGGAGGTGGTCGAGGCGACCCGGGCGCGGTACATCGAGGCGTACGAGCGGATCTCCGGCCTGCGGTTCTCCGACTGGCTCGGCGGTGAGTCCGCGTGA